In Cytophagales bacterium, one DNA window encodes the following:
- a CDS encoding aminoacyl-tRNA hydrolase — protein sequence MHELSNFEYEFVFQTSRSGGKGGQNVNKVETKVALHFDLKNSALLTGEQKEIIQKKLVNRINKEGVLIITSGSQRTQLANKKKVIERFYSLIEESLKEKKPRKPTKPTYASKVKRLKEKKMRSEKKVLRKKIN from the coding sequence ATGCATGAGTTATCTAATTTTGAATACGAGTTTGTCTTCCAAACCAGCAGAAGTGGTGGAAAAGGAGGACAAAATGTAAATAAGGTTGAGACTAAAGTTGCGCTGCACTTTGATTTGAAAAATTCAGCGCTACTAACTGGTGAGCAGAAAGAAATTATACAGAAAAAATTGGTAAACAGGATCAATAAAGAAGGGGTCTTAATTATTACATCAGGTTCTCAGCGAACACAGCTTGCCAATAAGAAAAAGGTTATTGAAAGATTTTACAGCCTGATAGAAGAAAGTTTAAAAGAGAAGAAACCGAGAAAACCGACCAAGCCTACTTATGCTTCTAAAGTTAAAAGATTAAAAGAAAAGAAGATGAGATCGGAGAAGAAGGTGTTGAGGAAGAAAATAAATTGA